One genomic segment of bacterium includes these proteins:
- a CDS encoding enoyl-CoA hydratase/isomerase family protein: MNYQNILFEIKNHTGLVTINRPDKLNALNNQTINEIEDVINSIKNNPEIFTVVITGSGEKAFVAGADIAELNNLDVISAKEFSEKGNRVFRTIETLDKPVIAAVNGFALGGGCELASACHIRIASENAKFGQPEVNLGIIPGYGGTQRLARIVNSARALEMILTGDMITSDEALRIGLVNKVYPQADLLSKTLELADKIASKGQQAIRFALKAVKATDNMSLSEGLSYEASLFALTCGTEDFKEGTSAFLQKRKPDFKNR, translated from the coding sequence ATGAATTATCAAAACATTTTATTTGAAATTAAGAATCATACAGGGTTAGTAACAATAAATCGTCCCGATAAACTTAATGCATTGAATAATCAAACTATTAATGAAATTGAAGATGTAATCAATTCTATTAAAAATAATCCTGAAATTTTTACTGTAGTAATAACCGGAAGCGGTGAGAAAGCATTTGTTGCCGGAGCAGATATCGCTGAGTTAAATAATCTTGACGTAATTTCTGCAAAAGAATTTTCTGAGAAAGGTAACAGAGTATTCAGAACAATTGAAACGCTCGATAAACCTGTTATAGCAGCGGTTAATGGATTTGCTTTGGGCGGTGGATGTGAATTAGCATCAGCTTGCCATATCAGAATTGCAAGTGAAAATGCTAAATTCGGTCAACCGGAAGTCAATCTCGGAATCATTCCGGGTTATGGTGGTACACAAAGACTTGCACGCATTGTTAATTCAGCGAGAGCACTTGAAATGATTTTGACCGGAGATATGATTACTTCTGATGAAGCTCTCAGAATAGGTCTGGTTAACAAAGTTTATCCTCAAGCTGATCTATTAAGTAAAACTTTAGAACTCGCAGATAAAATTGCTTCCAAAGGACAGCAGGCAATTCGGTTTGCACTCAAAGCAGTAAAAGCAACAGATAATATGTCTTTATCGGAAGGTTTGAGTTATGAAGCAAGTTTATTTGCTTTGACTTGCGGAACCGAAGACTTTAAAGAGGGAACTTCAGCGTTTCTTCAAAAAAGGAAACCTGATTTTAAAAACCGCTGA
- a CDS encoding DUF2231 domain-containing protein, which translates to METNFLAEIHPKVVHFPIALFTTYAFLEIVGILLKKEFLIKSALLILCIGVVTSFFAVLTGNQAATEFTFWSDESSALLNEHQTHATYLLWFALLVCALRIVLVIKKKMAGPAKYLFVLFALVLIFLVYQTGNYGGDLVKKFGVGTEVIIKSDSN; encoded by the coding sequence ATGGAAACTAATTTTTTAGCAGAGATTCATCCAAAAGTTGTTCACTTTCCGATTGCATTATTTACAACTTATGCTTTTCTGGAAATCGTTGGGATTTTGTTGAAAAAAGAATTTCTTATTAAGTCAGCTTTATTAATTCTGTGCATCGGTGTCGTGACTTCTTTCTTTGCCGTACTTACGGGTAATCAGGCTGCAACTGAGTTTACTTTTTGGAGTGACGAAAGCAGTGCTTTGTTAAATGAACACCAAACTCATGCAACTTACCTTCTATGGTTTGCGTTGTTAGTTTGTGCCTTAAGAATAGTTTTAGTTATAAAGAAAAAAATGGCAGGTCCGGCGAAATACCTGTTCGTACTTTTTGCATTAGTGTTAATCTTCCTGGTTTATCAAACCGGAAATTACGGAGGCGATCTTGTGAAAAAATTTGGTGTAGGAACAGAAGTTATAATTAAGAGTGATTCAAATTAA
- a CDS encoding response regulator: MKKKYDIILMDINLGKGMSGVETTREIRKIESYKDVPIVAITGFAMRGDREEFIQAGCTDYLSKPFTRSKLLKLISEIASTSRN; the protein is encoded by the coding sequence ATGAAAAAAAAGTATGATATCATCCTGATGGATATTAATCTTGGCAAAGGTATGAGCGGAGTCGAAACTACGAGAGAGATAAGAAAAATCGAAAGTTACAAGGATGTACCGATTGTTGCGATAACGGGATTCGCAATGAGAGGTGACCGTGAAGAATTTATCCAGGCGGGATGTACTGACTATCTTTCCAAACCCTTCACGAGATCAAAATTATTAAAATTAATAAGTGAAATTGCATCAACCAGCAGAAATTGA
- the truA gene encoding tRNA pseudouridine(38-40) synthase TruA: MFNYKMTIQYEGTVYAGWQIQQNALTIQEVISNSIKQILQEEISLVGAGRTDSGVHAIGQVANFMSDKELDLQKFLYSLNSVLPRDISISNIEPVDEDFHSRFGAKKRSYIYLISGQKSPFFDRFAYTYFSEMKTEMLNELSSVFIGEKDFSSFSKNNPDVKNKICEVFEARWRRQKNLLIFYIEADRFLYGMVRAIVGSLIKAYVSENGIEYLKNIFGQKDRSFAADAVPAKGLFLFKVKYSN, encoded by the coding sequence ATGTTTAACTATAAAATGACTATTCAATATGAGGGAACGGTGTATGCCGGCTGGCAAATTCAGCAGAATGCACTTACTATCCAGGAGGTAATTAGCAACTCAATCAAGCAAATATTACAAGAAGAAATAAGCTTGGTTGGCGCAGGTCGAACTGATTCTGGTGTTCACGCTATTGGGCAGGTAGCAAATTTTATGTCCGACAAAGAATTAGACCTTCAGAAATTCCTTTACTCATTAAATTCTGTTTTACCTCGCGATATTTCAATAAGTAACATTGAACCGGTCGACGAGGATTTTCACTCGAGATTCGGTGCGAAGAAAAGATCCTACATTTATCTGATTTCAGGGCAGAAATCACCATTCTTTGATAGGTTTGCGTATACATACTTTTCAGAAATGAAAACAGAAATGCTAAATGAGCTCTCTTCCGTTTTTATTGGAGAAAAAGATTTCTCATCATTCAGTAAAAATAATCCCGATGTTAAAAATAAAATCTGTGAGGTTTTTGAAGCTCGGTGGAGAAGACAAAAAAACTTACTTATTTTTTACATTGAAGCTGACAGATTTTTATACGGGATGGTTCGTGCTATTGTCGGATCGTTGATAAAAGCATATGTATCAGAAAATGGAATTGAATACTTGAAAAATATTTTTGGTCAAAAGGACAGAAGCTTTGCAGCTGATGCTGTTCCTGCAAAAGGTTTATTCTTATTTAAAGTAAAATATTCAAATTAA
- a CDS encoding serine/threonine-protein phosphatase, translated as MDQKKLHRLVESIASGKYKSEEEMLITTLNEIVGNEAIDVTGGRLWKLNIKTESYHLLYQTGKIEKIDPKFQIDIHRYPILELIAKQRTIVGNETISTLRKKGIFKYSASGVGGRKKIKDKLFYEYLLAMNSEKLNEDFRLNLNIISTTLTAQIKQRRTSDSVYHLKADIDKARQLQKSILPEHEFKFHDYDLYGITNPAEIVSGDFFDYLQHGAESERLGIAIGDAASKGVGAAAEAMYISGALRMASGFELKIAALMRRMNQLVNLIFEDDKFTSLFYGELTTHRGGLFLYANAGHNPPIFYKSKTEEAEYLEPTGPVLGPAPDAKYHVDSINFSKGDILLLYSDGITETANENFEAFGDDELVSKLISLSKLGAKEIALGILDEVVKHSKNGKYSDDMTLVVIKKIK; from the coding sequence ATAGATCAAAAGAAATTACACAGACTGGTTGAATCGATCGCTTCAGGCAAGTATAAATCTGAAGAAGAGATGCTCATTACAACATTGAATGAGATTGTCGGCAATGAAGCAATTGATGTAACAGGCGGAAGATTGTGGAAGCTAAACATAAAAACAGAATCGTATCACCTGTTATATCAAACAGGAAAAATTGAAAAGATCGATCCGAAATTTCAAATTGACATTCATAGGTATCCAATCCTCGAGTTAATCGCTAAACAGCGCACGATAGTCGGGAATGAAACAATCAGCACTTTGCGGAAGAAAGGAATATTTAAATATTCTGCATCGGGTGTTGGCGGACGAAAGAAAATAAAAGATAAATTATTTTACGAATATCTCCTCGCAATGAATAGCGAGAAGTTAAACGAAGACTTCAGATTAAATCTGAATATTATTTCCACTACGTTAACAGCACAGATCAAACAGAGAAGAACATCGGACAGTGTCTATCATCTAAAGGCTGATATTGACAAAGCCCGTCAGTTGCAAAAAAGCATTTTACCTGAGCACGAATTTAAATTTCACGATTATGATCTGTATGGAATAACTAATCCTGCTGAAATTGTAAGCGGAGATTTTTTTGATTACCTGCAGCATGGTGCCGAGAGTGAAAGACTTGGAATTGCGATTGGTGATGCAGCCAGCAAAGGTGTCGGTGCTGCAGCCGAAGCAATGTACATTTCCGGTGCATTAAGAATGGCAAGCGGATTCGAATTAAAAATTGCCGCATTGATGAGAAGAATGAATCAGCTTGTTAATCTGATTTTTGAAGATGATAAATTCACTTCTTTATTCTATGGAGAGCTTACGACACATCGCGGTGGTTTATTTTTATATGCAAATGCAGGACATAATCCCCCGATATTTTATAAATCTAAAACGGAAGAAGCGGAATATCTTGAACCGACCGGTCCTGTGCTTGGTCCTGCACCTGATGCAAAGTACCATGTAGATAGTATCAATTTTTCAAAAGGCGATATCCTCCTGCTTTATTCTGATGGAATTACTGAAACTGCAAATGAAAATTTTGAAGCCTTCGGTGATGATGAACTGGTAAGCAAACTAATATCTCTATCGAAGCTTGGCGCAAAAGAAATCGCACTGGGCATTTTAGATGAAGTAGTGAAGCATTCCAAAAATGGAAAATATTCAGATGACATGACTTTAGTCGTCATAAAAAAAATAAAATAA
- a CDS encoding peptidase M64, translating into MKLFLSFLLLITVTYSQVNFEDYFEDKTLRFDYFHTGNKDNDSYSFDELIEEPYWGGSKVNLIDKFNYGKYRFEVYDEASNSLIYSRGYSTLFSEWQTTEEAKQTYKTFSETVTFPFPQNPVVIKFYAHNRKNELIKKFEYRIDPENYFIKPERVNEFKNFEVVNSGDPAVKVDIVIVPEGYTIDEMDKFKKDCERFATYLFNSSPFKENKDKFNIWGIEAPSFESGTDIPKEDIWKKTLVNSTFYTFDLERYLMTADNKSLRNVASNAPYDQIYILANSDKYGGGAIYNHYSMSVTNNKYFEFIVTHEFGHGFASLADEYYTSDVAYQDFYPLDVEPTDPNLTTLVDFDSKWKDLVEEGTPIPTPDTDEFKDKVGAFEGGGYMEKGIYRPVYDCSMKSIKVDGFCPVCKRAIQQMIDFYSE; encoded by the coding sequence ATGAAGCTTTTTCTCTCTTTTCTTCTTCTAATTACCGTAACTTATTCACAGGTAAACTTTGAAGATTACTTCGAGGATAAAACCCTTCGCTTTGATTACTTCCACACAGGAAATAAAGACAACGATTCCTATTCCTTCGATGAATTAATTGAGGAACCATATTGGGGCGGATCAAAAGTAAATCTAATTGATAAATTCAATTACGGCAAGTATCGTTTTGAAGTCTACGATGAAGCATCGAACTCTTTAATCTATTCAAGAGGATATTCAACACTTTTCAGTGAGTGGCAAACTACTGAAGAAGCAAAACAGACATACAAAACTTTTAGTGAGACAGTTACATTTCCATTTCCCCAAAATCCTGTCGTTATAAAATTTTATGCTCATAACCGAAAAAATGAATTGATAAAAAAGTTTGAGTACAGAATTGATCCAGAAAACTATTTTATAAAACCTGAGAGAGTTAATGAATTCAAAAATTTTGAAGTCGTAAATTCAGGCGATCCTGCAGTTAAAGTAGATATAGTAATTGTTCCTGAGGGCTATACGATTGATGAAATGGATAAATTCAAAAAAGACTGTGAAAGATTTGCTACTTATCTCTTCAACTCTTCACCGTTTAAAGAAAATAAAGATAAATTCAACATCTGGGGAATCGAAGCTCCTTCATTCGAATCAGGAACAGATATTCCAAAGGAAGATATCTGGAAAAAGACACTTGTCAATTCCACATTTTATACGTTTGATCTTGAGCGTTACTTAATGACAGCAGATAATAAATCATTGCGCAATGTTGCATCAAACGCTCCGTACGATCAGATTTATATTTTAGCCAACTCTGATAAATATGGTGGTGGTGCTATTTACAATCATTACTCAATGTCGGTTACAAATAATAAATATTTTGAATTTATTGTAACTCACGAATTTGGTCATGGTTTTGCTTCGTTGGCTGATGAGTACTATACATCGGATGTTGCTTACCAGGATTTTTATCCGCTTGATGTTGAACCAACCGATCCAAATCTTACCACACTTGTTGATTTTGATTCAAAGTGGAAAGATCTTGTCGAAGAAGGAACACCAATACCAACACCTGATACAGATGAGTTTAAAGATAAAGTTGGTGCTTTTGAAGGCGGTGGTTATATGGAAAAAGGAATATACAGACCGGTGTACGATTGTTCTATGAAATCAATCAAAGTAGATGGTTTCTGTCCGGTCTGTAAAAGAGCAATTCAGCAAATGATAGATTTTTATTCGGAATAA
- a CDS encoding PAS domain S-box protein, with translation MNPLHKSIFEESPEIKLVVDCKNFKIISANKAARKYFKFLKPEKKEQFLTDLLYEKKSQKLKKLLSKNSSVLKSIQLDNKKNKPADFKVYAIRIKLKNKCVAECTLTKNSSTKSIPKTQNDPQVTESKLKTIFDNNPLMIFILDKAGIIKEVNSLGAKELGYEIKELVDQPVMQVFHKEDWLTVKNQIADCLNNPNKIFTWEIRKVKKTGETIWVRENASSINSNGNGPNVLILCENITRIKEAEELINDSSMKIKQIVNASPYGVHVYDLKDDGRLIFTDFNSAADRILGMNHSQLLNKEILDAFPNLAQTKIPDAYKLIAKNGTKLENEIIEYEDQNLKGAFEVSAFQISPNKIAAFFSDITEKRKAFDKLEKSELKFKSLFELANDSIFLMDEEIFIDCNQKTLDLFGCNKSDIIGKPPYEFSPPFQPDGRHSDEKALEKISEAMKGNPQRFEWKHKKLNGDLFDAEVSLNKIFLGDVVLIQAIVRDISERKKSEEQISMLAHAVKSISESVCITDTDGKIIFVNNSFCTSYGYMYDEIIGKDISLMYSENTPVNLLRKIIPATLKSGWSGELISKRKDGSEFPTSVSTSVIRDENDNPVAFTLIALDITDRKRSENELRNSKQMLQLILDNIPQRIFWKDLDSRYLGCNKNFANDAGVINPTDLVGFSDYDMPWKSAEADYYRSVDKEVMKKDEPIYKIIEPQTHHDGEVAWLETNKVPLHDECGNVVGILGTYEDITERKKSEEALKESEERFRSLIDNMIEAALIIDWDGEIIFANNSAAKLVHLEDTAHGIGKKVFEFLHPDFKPQVYAALRRLERNPAPFKDEYIIKTVHNEELWVESLGINIIFSNKKYILVTLRDITSRKNAEKQLLEAKEKAEELSRVKSNFLANMSHELRTPLVGILGFAELLQEKLRDDHTKEMAERILTSANRLMDTLNLLLDLSRIEAKKVDINMQPNRISELVESQVQLFEAVAERKNLFLETEIINHNLYSNVDEQIFRQIINNLVNNALKYTYTGGVMVSVDMLVEDSREFARISVKDTGIGIPAESLGLIFQEFRQVSEGFNRHFEGTGLGLTITKNFVELMDGQISVKSTVGSGSMFTIIFPLLKDYKQIEVKKVKESDKEKISEKEYRAGFRPKLLVVDNDESSRDIIKLFLKNICETDFADSGEKAFRQINEKKV, from the coding sequence ATGAACCCGCTCCATAAAAGTATTTTTGAAGAATCACCTGAAATAAAATTAGTTGTTGATTGTAAAAACTTTAAAATTATTTCAGCGAATAAAGCTGCCCGAAAATATTTTAAATTCTTAAAGCCGGAAAAAAAAGAACAGTTTCTTACTGATCTTCTCTACGAAAAAAAATCACAAAAACTTAAAAAACTTCTCTCAAAGAATTCTTCAGTTTTAAAATCGATTCAACTTGATAATAAAAAAAATAAACCGGCTGATTTCAAAGTTTATGCTATCCGAATCAAACTGAAAAATAAATGTGTTGCTGAATGCACACTTACAAAAAATTCAAGTACAAAATCAATTCCGAAAACACAAAATGATCCTCAAGTAACTGAAAGCAAGTTAAAAACAATTTTCGATAATAATCCATTGATGATTTTCATTTTGGATAAGGCCGGAATAATAAAGGAAGTAAATTCACTCGGAGCAAAAGAACTCGGCTATGAAATAAAAGAATTAGTTGATCAACCGGTTATGCAAGTTTTTCATAAAGAGGATTGGCTGACTGTAAAAAATCAAATCGCTGATTGTCTGAATAACCCAAACAAAATATTTACATGGGAAATTAGAAAGGTTAAGAAAACCGGAGAGACTATCTGGGTCAGAGAAAACGCAAGTTCGATCAATTCAAACGGAAATGGTCCAAACGTTCTGATACTCTGCGAAAACATCACAAGAATTAAAGAAGCGGAAGAATTAATAAATGATTCATCAATGAAAATTAAACAGATTGTAAATGCTTCGCCATATGGCGTGCATGTTTATGATTTGAAAGATGATGGAAGGTTAATTTTTACTGATTTCAATTCTGCCGCCGACAGAATCCTGGGTATGAATCATTCCCAGCTTTTAAATAAAGAGATATTGGATGCCTTCCCGAATCTTGCACAAACAAAGATACCTGATGCTTACAAACTAATAGCAAAGAATGGTACTAAACTGGAAAATGAAATTATTGAATACGAAGACCAAAATCTTAAAGGTGCTTTCGAAGTTTCCGCATTTCAAATTTCTCCAAATAAAATAGCAGCTTTTTTCAGCGACATCACCGAAAAACGTAAAGCCTTTGATAAACTTGAGAAAAGTGAATTAAAATTTAAATCCTTGTTCGAACTTGCTAACGACTCAATTTTTTTGATGGATGAAGAGATATTTATTGATTGTAATCAAAAAACTCTTGACTTATTCGGATGTAATAAATCAGATATTATCGGTAAACCTCCGTATGAATTTTCCCCTCCCTTTCAGCCGGATGGCAGACATTCCGATGAAAAAGCACTTGAAAAAATATCGGAAGCAATGAAGGGAAATCCACAGCGATTTGAATGGAAGCATAAAAAATTAAACGGTGATCTGTTTGATGCCGAAGTCAGCTTAAATAAAATTTTTCTCGGTGATGTTGTACTGATCCAGGCTATTGTCAGGGATATTTCGGAAAGGAAAAAATCTGAAGAGCAAATTTCTATGCTTGCTCATGCTGTAAAAAGTATTTCCGAGTCAGTTTGTATTACTGATACTGATGGGAAGATAATTTTTGTCAACAACTCATTCTGCACTTCGTATGGTTATATGTACGATGAGATAATCGGGAAAGATATTTCTTTAATGTATTCTGAAAATACTCCTGTAAATCTTTTACGAAAGATAATACCTGCTACTTTGAAAAGCGGCTGGAGTGGTGAGTTAATAAGTAAAAGAAAAGATGGTTCTGAATTCCCAACTTCGGTATCAACCTCAGTTATCAGAGATGAAAACGACAATCCCGTTGCTTTCACTTTGATTGCCCTGGACATCACCGATAGGAAGCGATCTGAAAATGAACTGCGTAATTCCAAGCAGATGCTTCAGCTGATTCTGGATAACATACCTCAGCGTATTTTCTGGAAGGATCTTGATTCAAGATATCTTGGATGCAATAAAAATTTTGCTAATGATGCTGGCGTTATAAATCCTACTGATCTGGTTGGTTTTAGTGATTATGACATGCCCTGGAAAAGTGCTGAAGCCGACTATTACAGATCAGTCGATAAAGAAGTAATGAAAAAAGATGAGCCTATATATAAAATTATTGAACCACAGACACATCACGATGGAGAGGTTGCGTGGCTTGAAACAAATAAAGTACCTCTGCACGATGAATGCGGTAATGTTGTTGGAATACTTGGTACTTATGAAGATATCACAGAAAGAAAGAAATCAGAAGAAGCATTAAAAGAAAGTGAAGAGCGTTTCCGATCATTGATTGATAATATGATCGAAGCTGCATTAATAATTGACTGGGATGGAGAAATTATATTCGCAAACAACAGCGCAGCAAAGTTAGTTCATCTAGAAGATACAGCACACGGTATAGGCAAAAAAGTTTTCGAATTCCTGCACCCGGATTTCAAACCTCAGGTTTATGCGGCTCTCAGACGACTGGAAAGAAACCCTGCTCCATTTAAAGATGAATACATTATCAAAACTGTGCACAATGAAGAATTATGGGTTGAAAGTCTTGGAATCAATATTATATTCTCTAACAAAAAGTATATCCTGGTTACGTTGAGAGATATTACGAGCAGAAAAAATGCTGAGAAACAGCTGCTCGAAGCAAAAGAGAAAGCTGAAGAATTAAGCAGAGTAAAATCCAACTTCCTTGCAAATATGAGTCACGAATTGAGAACTCCTCTTGTTGGTATTCTGGGTTTTGCTGAATTACTTCAGGAAAAGCTGAGAGATGATCATACAAAAGAAATGGCTGAACGAATTCTAACCAGCGCTAATCGTCTGATGGATACGCTTAACCTGTTGCTTGATCTTTCAAGAATTGAAGCGAAGAAGGTAGATATTAACATGCAGCCGAACAGGATCTCTGAATTAGTTGAATCACAGGTTCAATTATTTGAAGCTGTTGCGGAAAGGAAAAACCTGTTTCTAGAGACTGAGATAATCAATCATAATTTATATTCAAATGTTGATGAACAAATCTTTAGACAAATAATAAATAATCTAGTTAACAACGCTCTTAAATATACTTACACCGGCGGAGTGATGGTTTCAGTAGATATGCTCGTCGAAGATTCAAGAGAGTTTGCAAGAATAAGTGTGAAAGATACCGGGATTGGAATTCCAGCTGAAAGTCTGGGGCTCATTTTCCAGGAGTTCAGACAAGTAAGCGAAGGATTCAACCGGCACTTTGAAGGAACCGGATTGGGCTTAACAATTACCAAGAATTTTGTTGAGTTGATGGATGGACAGATAAGTGTCAAAAGCACTGTTGGGTCAGGCTCAATGTTTACTATAATATTCCCGCTGCTGAAGGATTATAAACAGATTGAAGTCAAGAAAGTTAAGGAATCAGATAAAGAAAAAATCTCAGAAAAAGAATATAGAGCAGGATTTAGACCAAAACTTCTTGTTGTTGATAACGATGAATCAAGCAGGGATATAATTAAATTGTTTCTTAAAAATATTTGCGAAACAGACTTTGCCGACAGCGGTGAGAAAGCATTCAGACAAATAAATGAAAAAAAAGTATGA
- a CDS encoding NAD-dependent succinate-semialdehyde dehydrogenase: protein MITSINPANLQVVKAYTQMTSSEVKKIIDLTDAAFEKWKETSFDQRSRLLMNASQVLKKKREEYSRLMTIEMGKPIAQSRAEVDKCAWVCEYYADNAEKFLTDEIISTDASKSFVTFQPSGIVLAVMPWNFPFWQVFRFAAPGLMAGNAGILKHASNVSGCALAIEEVFREAGFPENLFRTILVPSSEMEEVIKNEKIRAVTLTGSVPAGKSVAKTAGSVLKKTVMELGGSDPYVILENADLELAAETCVTGRLINGGQSCIAAKRFIVVDKVYNEFEKLFVEKMKSKKMGDPFDETNHLGPQASVLLRDELHQQVLRSIELGAKLLLGGKIPGAEGAWYPPTVLSNVKKGMPAYDEELFGPVAALIKAKDEAEAIRIANDSIFGLGSAIFTRDIKRGEMIAKEKLQAGCCFVNAFVKSDPRLPFGGIKESGYGRELSSFGIREFVNIKTVYVK from the coding sequence ATGATAACGTCAATCAATCCGGCAAACCTTCAGGTTGTAAAAGCTTATACTCAAATGACTTCCTCAGAAGTAAAAAAAATTATTGATTTAACTGATGCAGCATTCGAAAAATGGAAAGAGACATCCTTCGATCAAAGATCAAGATTACTGATGAATGCTTCTCAGGTTCTCAAAAAGAAACGAGAAGAGTACTCCCGATTGATGACGATTGAGATGGGAAAACCAATCGCACAATCACGTGCTGAAGTTGATAAATGTGCCTGGGTTTGCGAATACTATGCTGATAATGCCGAAAAGTTTCTTACTGATGAAATTATTTCTACCGATGCTTCAAAAAGTTTTGTCACATTTCAACCATCAGGAATTGTATTAGCTGTGATGCCGTGGAATTTTCCTTTCTGGCAGGTATTCAGATTCGCTGCGCCGGGATTGATGGCTGGAAATGCAGGAATACTGAAGCACGCTTCAAATGTTTCAGGATGTGCACTTGCAATTGAGGAAGTTTTCCGCGAAGCAGGTTTCCCTGAAAATCTTTTCAGGACAATACTGGTTCCTTCGTCAGAGATGGAAGAAGTTATTAAAAATGAAAAGATTAGAGCAGTAACGTTGACCGGAAGTGTTCCCGCTGGAAAATCTGTTGCAAAAACGGCCGGATCTGTTTTAAAGAAAACAGTAATGGAATTAGGTGGAAGCGATCCTTATGTTATTCTTGAAAATGCTGATCTGGAATTAGCTGCTGAGACTTGCGTTACCGGAAGATTAATTAATGGCGGACAAAGTTGTATTGCCGCAAAAAGATTTATTGTCGTTGATAAAGTCTATAATGAATTTGAAAAACTTTTTGTTGAAAAGATGAAGTCAAAAAAAATGGGCGATCCGTTTGATGAAACAAATCATTTGGGACCACAGGCAAGCGTTTTATTGCGAGATGAACTTCATCAGCAAGTTTTAAGAAGTATTGAGCTTGGCGCAAAACTCTTACTTGGTGGAAAAATTCCCGGAGCGGAAGGTGCCTGGTATCCGCCGACTGTACTTTCAAACGTTAAAAAAGGTATGCCTGCTTATGATGAAGAATTATTCGGTCCGGTAGCGGCTTTGATTAAGGCAAAGGATGAAGCAGAGGCTATTCGAATAGCAAACGATTCAATTTTTGGTCTCGGTTCTGCTATCTTTACACGTGATATCAAAAGGGGAGAGATGATTGCAAAAGAAAAATTGCAGGCTGGCTGCTGTTTTGTAAATGCTTTTGTAAAGTCAGATCCAAGATTACCATTTGGCGGAATCAAAGAATCAGGTTACGGAAGGGAACTGTCATCTTTTGGAATCAGAGAATTTGTAAACATCAAAACTGTTTATGTCAAATAA
- a CDS encoding 3-oxoacyl-ACP reductase FabG, whose protein sequence is MISLKNKNVLVTGGSRGIGKACVELFLNAGANVAFTFQLAEDQAKKISESFTGSSKLKYYKMNLNEPASIEKSLTAILDDFGNIDILVNNGGIWKEAAIDEMTLEQWNETMNINLTSTYLLTKFVVPWMKKNNYGRIINIASTAGQRGEAFHSHYAASKGGMISLTKSLASELGKHNITVNCVAPGWVITDMTTDSLDDEATYKKVLGDIPLNKIAKPEEIAGPVLFLASELASHITGEILNVNGGSVLCG, encoded by the coding sequence ATGATATCTCTAAAAAATAAAAATGTGCTTGTAACGGGTGGCTCCCGTGGAATTGGTAAAGCATGTGTCGAATTATTCCTGAATGCAGGTGCAAATGTTGCGTTCACATTTCAGTTGGCAGAAGATCAGGCTAAAAAGATATCCGAGAGTTTTACCGGTTCTTCAAAACTTAAATATTATAAAATGAATCTTAATGAACCTGCTTCGATTGAGAAATCACTGACAGCAATACTAGATGATTTTGGGAATATCGACATACTGGTGAATAATGGCGGAATCTGGAAGGAAGCTGCAATCGATGAAATGACTCTTGAACAGTGGAATGAGACAATGAATATAAATCTTACGAGCACATATCTGTTAACGAAATTTGTTGTTCCGTGGATGAAAAAAAATAATTATGGACGAATAATAAATATAGCGTCAACTGCCGGACAAAGGGGAGAAGCATTTCATTCGCATTATGCTGCATCAAAAGGTGGGATGATTTCATTAACCAAATCACTCGCTTCAGAATTAGGAAAGCACAACATTACAGTTAATTGTGTAGCACCCGGATGGGTAATTACAGATATGACCACTGATTCACTTGATGATGAAGCTACATACAAAAAAGTTTTAGGTGATATTCCGTTGAATAAAATCGCAAAACCTGAAGAAATTGCTGGACCAGTTCTATTTCTTGCATCTGAGCTGGCTTCACATATAACCGGAGAAATTCTTAACGTAAACGGTGGATCAGTTTTATGTGGCTAA